One genomic window of Pseudoxanthomonas sp. includes the following:
- a CDS encoding histidine kinase, which translates to MSQAQPAQDWLPELCTLPRLVVMLGLAELVVIVLALSPDGAPRWSVEHFLSASAFALWQAVAVTALLCVMRSSLSRLPQQLGALCAVGVAGAVGMCSAGTLYTLYTATGLQIGAGHVGFWRFTLGSAAVVMLIGALALRYFYVSDRWAAQVSASARAEADALQARIRPHFLFNSMNLIASLLHSAPQVAERAVLDLSDLFRAALGAGEDNSTLAQEVELSERYLSIESLRLGERLSVQWERTEPLPWTLVLPRLVLQPLVENAVLHGISRLPEGGAIEIALRVEGRLLHVRVRNPAPEPGGVPVPRVERGAGHAQRSIAHRLSYRFGAGARVTGFWEQGYYACELAIPLA; encoded by the coding sequence ATGAGCCAGGCGCAGCCCGCACAGGACTGGTTGCCGGAGCTATGCACGCTGCCGCGCCTGGTGGTGATGCTGGGACTGGCCGAACTGGTGGTGATCGTGCTGGCGCTCTCACCGGATGGCGCGCCACGCTGGAGCGTCGAACATTTCCTGTCGGCCAGCGCGTTCGCGCTGTGGCAGGCGGTCGCGGTCACCGCGCTGCTGTGTGTGATGCGCTCGTCACTGTCGCGGCTGCCGCAGCAACTGGGCGCGTTATGCGCGGTCGGCGTGGCTGGTGCGGTGGGGATGTGCTCGGCGGGCACGCTGTATACGCTCTATACCGCCACGGGCCTGCAGATCGGGGCCGGTCACGTGGGCTTCTGGCGCTTCACCCTGGGCAGTGCGGCGGTGGTAATGCTGATCGGTGCGCTGGCATTGCGCTATTTCTATGTCAGCGACCGCTGGGCCGCACAGGTTTCGGCCAGTGCCCGCGCCGAGGCGGACGCGCTGCAGGCACGGATCCGCCCGCACTTCCTGTTCAACAGCATGAACCTCATCGCTAGCCTGCTGCACAGCGCGCCGCAGGTGGCCGAACGCGCGGTGCTGGATCTGTCGGATCTGTTCCGCGCGGCGCTGGGTGCGGGTGAGGACAACTCCACCCTGGCCCAGGAAGTGGAGTTGTCCGAGCGCTACCTGTCGATTGAATCGCTGCGCCTGGGCGAGCGCCTGAGCGTGCAGTGGGAGCGCACCGAACCGCTGCCATGGACGTTGGTGCTGCCGCGCCTGGTGCTGCAGCCGCTGGTGGAAAATGCCGTGCTGCATGGCATCTCGCGACTGCCCGAAGGCGGCGCCATCGAGATCGCGTTGCGCGTCGAAGGCCGGCTGCTGCATGTCCGCGTGCGTAACCCGGCGCCGGAACCCGGTGGCGTGCCGGTGCCCAGGGTGGAGCGTGGTGCAGGCCACGCCCAGCGCAGCATCGCCCACCGGTTGTCCTATCGATTCGGCGCAGGGGCGCGGGTGACGGGCTTCTGGGAGCAGGGCTACTATGCCTGCGAACTCGCCATTCCCCTGGCCTGA